In Takifugu flavidus isolate HTHZ2018 chromosome 5, ASM371156v2, whole genome shotgun sequence, the following proteins share a genomic window:
- the LOC130525251 gene encoding citron Rho-interacting kinase isoform X8: MSQVEQEISLVQRKMSDLESVLQQKDIELKASETQRTILEQDLATYITECSSLKRSLEQARMEVSQEDDKALQLLHDIREQSNKLQEIKEQEYHAQLEEMRVSIRQLEEDLSAARRRSDLYEAELKESRQTGEELKRKAADYQHRIQKAKEQGKSEAEDMMSKFEQTNAEQQTKIQDLQEKLSKSLKGSAEATDLLQSMKVAKERLERDLERLQNKEDSSDSLRRRLRETEDGRKTLENQVKRLEIVERREIKLKDEIQSKTQQIQQMADKILGLEENLRETQATAQRLETHLKQKEKLYEDKIKVLEAQMKADMADKEMLESSQSKYEEEVREKCSIISEQKATINAMDSKMNSLEQRISELSEANKLAANSSIYTQKNMKAQEEMISELRQQKFYLESQAGKLEAQNAKLEEHLEKMSQQEQSNKSRVLELETRLREIGLEHEEQKLEIKRQVTEVTLSLQERESQISNLQAARHALESQLQRAKTELEETTAEAEEEITVLRAHRDEIQRKYDALRDSCAVITDLEEQLTALTQENAELNRQNFYLSKQLDEASDEREDRLQLGQDVDRLRREVADREMHLNNQKQNLETLKTTCTMLEEQVLELETLNDELLEKERQWEAWRVTLEDEKSQAERRTREVQRLLDTEKQSRLRAEQRSSESRQAVEQAVKEHKTEILALQQALKDQKLKAESLADTLNDLEKKHAMLEMNARSLQQKLESERDLKQRLLEEQEKLQQQMDAQKTHIFRLTQGLQDALDQTDLLKTERTDLEYQLENIQAVYSHEKVKMEGTITQQTKLIDFLQSQAHGGSKKKKGLFGRRREDLLAAMAAQAQGQGQGQGQGQSPGQVSPVPPIQPVPLQYSDMKAALDKERARCSELEDALQKMRAELRSLREEALQYKDASNPTNSATARQQMIMSSIKSPEHQQGPTSLAPSNSGRRKEAATPEEYSRRLKDSQRDRERDRGVHQNTAHRFTVGLNMRAAKCTVCLDTVHFGRQAATCLECHALCHPKCSPCLPSTCGMSSDCSLHLSEGVCRDKISSPGQQLKEASGHMHLEGWMKQPRNGKRGQGWERKYVILDGTKVSIYDIEPREDSVKPLEEFELCLSDGEVIVHGAVGASELPNTSKSEVPYVLKLESRCHTPCWPGQSLYFLAPSFPDKQRWVAVMESVVAAGRASREKAEADAKLLGNSLLKLEGDDRLDINCTLPLTDQIVLVGSEEGLYALNVIKNSLTHVPGLGSVFQIHIIKEQEKLLMIVGDERALCLVEIKRVKQTLAQSHLPSQSELAPYIFETVKGCHLFAAGRIDNGPCICAAMPNKITILRYNDNLNKYCIRKEIETLEPCSCIHLTSYSVIIGTNKFYEIEMKQFVLEEFLDKNDLSLASAVFAASIHSFPIAIMQVASVMQKEEFLLCFHEFGVFVDAYGRRSRTEDIKWSRLPLSFAYREPYLFITYFNSLDVIEVQGHVSLGVTVLAHLDIPNPRYLGPAISSGAIYLASSYQNKLRVICCKGSLIRESGELQRTGSSRGSPTKRGPPTYTEHISKRLTSGPGSHDSGLHREPSTPHRYREGRTEFRRDKSPARPLDREKSPGRMIDSRRERSPGRFGDSTRLHTGSVRTQLAPVNKVWDQSSV; the protein is encoded by the exons ATGTCACAG GTCGAGCAGGAAATCTCTCTTGTCCAGAGGAAGATGTCTGACCTCGAGTCAGTGTTGCAACAGAAGGACATTGAGCTGAAGGCCTCCGAGACCCAGCGGACCATCCTGGAACAAGACCTGGCCACCTACATCACAGAATGTAGT AGTCTGAAGCGCAGCTTGGAGCAGGCCCGGATGGAGGTTTCACAGGAAGATGATAAAGCGCTGCAACTGCTGCACGACATCCGGGAGCAGagcaacaagctgcaggagatcAAAGAGCAG GAGTACCatgcacagctggaggagatgcgGGTGTCcatcaggcagctggaggaggacctgtCTGCTGCTCGCCGCCGTAGCGACCTGTACGAGGCTGAGCTGAAGGAGTCTCGACAGACTGGCGAGGAGCTGAAGAGGAAGGCTGCAGATTACCAGCACAGGATACAGAAG GCCAAAGAACAAGGAAAATCAGAAGCAGAAGACATGATGTCCAAGTTCGAGCAG ACTAATGCTGAGCAGCAGACAAAGATCCAGGATCTCCAAGAAAAGCTTAGCAAG TCACTAAAGGGAAGCGCAGAGGCGACAGACCTCCTTCAGAGTATGAAGGTGGCTAAAGAGCGTCTGGAGCGAGATCTGGAGCGGCTACAGAACAAGGAGGACTCCAGCGACAGTCTGCGCAGGCGCCTCCGGGAGACTGAG GATGGCAGGAAGACTCTGGAGAACCAGGTGAAAAGGTTGGAGATTGTAGAGCGCCGGGAGATTAAACTGAAAGACGAGATCCAGAGCAAGacccagcagatccagcagatggCCGATAAGATCCTG GGGCTGGAAGAAAATCTGCGAGAGACCCAAGCTACAGCGCAGCGCTTGGAGACTCACCTGAAGCAGAAGGAGAAGCTCTACGAAGACAAGATAAAG GTGCTGGAGGCCCAGATGAAGGCGGATATGGCCGATAAAGAGATGCTGGAGTCCAGTCAGAGCAAATATGAGGAGGAGGTGCGGGAGAAGTGCAGCATCATCAGCGAGCAGAAGGCG ACCATAAATGCTATGGACTCAAAGATGAACAGTCTAGAACAGAGAATTTCTGAGCTGTCAGAGGCCAACAAGCTTgcagccaacagcagcatctACACCCAGAAGAACAT GAAAGCCCAAGAGGAGATGATCTCCGAGCTTCGCCAGCAGAAGTTCTACTTGGAGTCGCAGGCTGGCAAACTGGAGGCCCAGAACGCCAAACTGGAGGAGCATCTGGAGAAAATGAGTCAGCAGGAACAGAGCAATAAGAGCCGAGTGCTGGAGCTGGAAACGAGGCTCCGAGAG ATTGGCCTGGAGCACgaggagcagaagctggagATCAAGCGTCAGGTCACAGAGGTGACGCTGTCGCTCCAGGAGCGCGAGTCCCAGATCAGCAACCTGCAGGCAGCTCGCCACGCTCTGGAGAGCCAGCTGCAGCGGGCCAAGACCGAGCTGGAGGAAACCACAgcagaggctgaggaggagatcACCGTGCTCCGA GCACACAGAGATGAGATCCAGCGCAAGTACGATGCCCTGAGAGACAGCTGCGCG GTGATCActgacctggaggagcagctgaccGCGCTGACTCAGGAGAACGCCGAACTGAACCGTCAGAACTTCTACCTGTCAAAGCAGCTGGACGAGGCTTCGGATGAAAGAGAGGACCGGCTGCAGCTGGGCCAGGACGTGGACAGGCTGCGGCGGGAGGTCGCCGACCGGGAAATGCACCTAAACAACCAGAAGCAG AACCTTGAGACACTGAAGACCACATGCACCATGTTGGAGGAGCAAGTTCTGGAGTTGGAGACGCTGAAcgatgagctgctggagaaggagaggcaGTGGGAGGCCTGGAGGGTGACGCTGGAGGATGAGAAGAGCCAGGCTGAGAGGAGGACCAGGGAGGTCCAGAGGCTGCTGGACACAGAGAAACAAAGCAG ACTTCGGGCGGAGCAGCGCAGTTCTGAGTCACGTCAGGCTGTGGAACAGGCCGTTAAAGAGCACAAGACTGAGATCCTGGCCCTGCAGCAGGCCCTCAAGGACCAGAAGCTTAAAGCTGAGAGCCTCGCCGACACC CTGAACGATCTGGAGAAGAAGCACGCCATGCTGGAGATGAACGCTCGCAGTCTGCAGCAAAAGCTTGAGAGCGAGAGGGACCTGAAGCAGAGGCTGCTGGAAGAG caagagaagctgcagcagcagatggatgcCCAGAAGACGCACATCTTCCGTCTGACCCAGGGGCTGCAGGACGCTCTGGATCAGACTGACCTGCTGAAGACGGAAAGAACGGACCTGGAATATCAGCTGGAGAACATCCAG GCTGTGTACTCCCATGAGAAGGTGAAAATGGAGGGGACCATCACCCAGCAGACCAAGCTCATAGACTTCCTACAGTCCCAGGCTCACGGTGgctccaaaaagaaaaag GGTCTGTTTGGGCGACGTCGGGAGGATCTGCTGGCCGCCATGGCTGCACAggcccagggtcagggtcagggtcagggtcagggtcagagccCAGGTCAGGTGTCCCCAGTTCCGCCCATCCAGCCTGTGCCCCTGCAGTACAGCGACATGAAGGCGGCTCTGGACAAAGAACGCGCTCGCTGCTCGGAGCTGGAGGACGCGCTGCAGAAGATGAGAGCGGAGCTGCGATCTCTGAGAGAGGAAG CGCTCCAGTATAAGGACGCCAGTAACCCGACTAACTCGGCCACAGCACGCCAGCAGATGATCATGTCATCCATCAAGTCTCCTGAGCACCAGCAGGGCCCGACCAGCCTGGCCCCCTCCAACTCTGGCCGCCGGAAAGAGGCCGCAACACCCGAAG AGTACAGCCGTCGCTTGAAGGACAGTCAGAGAGACAGGGAACGAGACAGGGGGGTGCACCAGAACACCGCTCACCGCTTCACGGTGGGGCTCAACATGAGAGCTGCAAAGTGCACCGTGTGCCTGGATACCGTGCACTTTGGTCGCCAAGCCGCCACCTGTCTGG AATGTCACGCTTTGTGTCACCCAAAATGCTCCCCCTGCCTTCCGTCCACGTGCGGGATGTCCAGCGACTGCTCTCTGCATCTGTCCGAGGGTGTGTGTCGGGACAAAATCAGCTCGCCGGGGCAGCAGCTCAAAGAGGCCAGCGGTCACATGCACCTGGAAGGGTGGATGAAGCAGCCCAG AAATGGGAAACGAGGTCAGGGATGGGAACGCAAGTATGTCATCCTAGACGGGACAAAAGTGTCCATCTACGACATTGAACCCAGAGAAG ACTCTGTGAAACCGCTGGAGGAGTTTGAGCTGTGTTTGTCGGACGGTGAGGTGATTGTTCACGGAGCAGTCGGAGCGTCGGAGCTACCCAACACCTCCAAGTCTG AGGTTCCATACGTCCTGAAGCTGGAGTCCCGGTGCCACACCCCCTGCTGGCCCGGACAGTCACTCTACTTCTTGGCTCCCAGTTTCCCAGACAAACAGCGCTGGGTGGCCGTCATGGAATCTGTGGTGGCCGCCGGCAGGGCCTCACGGGAGAAAGCTGAAGCTGACGCA aagctgctgggaaACTCTCTGCTGAAGCTGGAGGGAGACGACAGGCTGGACATTAACTGCACCCTCCCCCTCACGGATCAG ATAGTCCTGGTGGGCTCCGAGGAGGGTCTGTACGCTCTAAACGTCATCAAGAACTCTCTGACCCACGTCCCTGGTTTAGGATCCGTCTTTCAGATCCACATCATCAaagagcaggagaagctgctgatgatcGTCG GTGACGAGCGAGCGTTGTGTCTGGTGGAGATTAAGAGGGTGAAGCAGACCCTGGCGCAGTCCCACCTGCCCAGCCAGTCGGAGCTGGCCCCCTACATCTTTGAGACGGTGAAAGGCTGCCATCTGTTTGCTGCTGGAAGA ATTGATAACGGGCCGTGCATATGCGCGGCCATGCCTAACAAGATAACCATCCTGCGCTACAACGACAATCTCAACAAATACTGCATTCGCAAG GAGATTGAAACCCTGGAGCCCTGCAGCTGCATCCACCTGACCAGCTACAGCGTCATCATCGGCACCAACAAGTTCTACGAGATCGAGATGAAGCAGTTTGTGCTGGAGG AGTTCCTGGATAAGAACGACCTGTCGCTGGCCTCGGCCGTGTTCGCCGCGTCCATCCACAGTTTCCCCATCGCCATCATGCAGGTGGCGAGCGTCATGCAGAAGGAGGAgttcctgctctgttttcaCG AGTTCGGAGTGTTTGTGGACGCGTACGGGAGACGGAGCCGCACCGAGGACATCAAGTGGAGCCGTCTGCCGCTGTCCTTCG cctaCAGAGAGCCCTACCTGTTCATCACCTACTTCAACTCTCTGGACGTCATTGAGGTTCAAGGACATGTTTCTCTGGG AGTCACGGTTCTGGCCCACCTGGACATCCCTAACCCTCGGTACCTGGGCCCCGCCATTTCCTCCGGCGCCATTTACCTGGCCTCCTCCTACCAGAACAAACTGAGGGTCATCTGTTGTAAAGGAAGTCTGATCCGAGAGTCCGGAGAACTGCAGAGGACCGGCTCCAGTCGAGG GAGTCCCACCAAGCGCGGCCCCCCCACATACACCGAGCACATCTCCAAGCGGCTGACGTCGGGCCCCGGCAGCCACGACAGCGGGCTGCACCGGGAGCCCAGCACGCCCCACCGTTACCGGGAGGGCCGCACGGAGTTCAGACGGGACAAATCTCCGGCTCGACCGCTGGACAGGGAGAAGTCGCCCGGCAGGATGATCGACAGTCGCAGGGAGAGATCTCCCGGGAGGTTCGGGGACAGCACCCGTCTCCACACCGGGTCCGTCCGAACGCAGCTCGCCCCCGTGAACAAG GTCTGGGATCAGTCATCTGTGTGA
- the LOC130525251 gene encoding citron Rho-interacting kinase isoform X2 encodes MSQVEQEISLVQRKMSDLESVLQQKDIELKASETQRTILEQDLATYITECSSLKRSLEQARMEVSQEDDKALQLLHDIREQSNKLQEIKEQEYHAQLEEMRVSIRQLEEDLSAARRRSDLYEAELKESRQTGEELKRKAADYQHRIQKAKEQGKSEAEDMMSKFEQTNAEQQTKIQDLQEKLSKSLKGSAEATDLLQSMKVAKERLERDLERLQNKEDSSDSLRRRLRETEDGRKTLENQVKRLEIVERREIKLKDEIQSKTQQIQQMADKILGLEENLRETQATAQRLETHLKQKEKLYEDKIKVLEAQMKADMADKEMLESSQSKYEEEVREKCSIISEQKATINAMDSKMNSLEQRISELSEANKLAANSSIYTQKNMKAQEEMISELRQQKFYLESQAGKLEAQNAKLEEHLEKMSQQEQSNKSRVLELETRLREIGLEHEEQKLEIKRQVTEVTLSLQERESQISNLQAARHALESQLQRAKTELEETTAEAEEEITVLRAHRDEIQRKYDALRDSCAVITDLEEQLTALTQENAELNRQNFYLSKQLDEASDEREDRLQLGQDVDRLRREVADREMHLNNQKQNLETLKTTCTMLEEQVLELETLNDELLEKERQWEAWRVTLEDEKSQAERRTREVQRLLDTEKQSRLRAEQRSSESRQAVEQAVKEHKTEILALQQALKDQKLKAESLADTLNDLEKKHAMLEMNARSLQQKLESERDLKQRLLEEQEKLQQQMDAQKTHIFRLTQGLQDALDQTDLLKTERTDLEYQLENIQAVYSHEKVKMEGTITQQTKLIDFLQSQAHGGSKKKKGLFGRRREDLLAAMAAQAQGQGQGQGQGQSPGQVSPVPPIQPVPLQYSDMKAALDKERARCSELEDALQKMRAELRSLREEALQYKDASNPTNSATARQQMIMSSIKSPEHQQGPTSLAPSNSGRRKEAATPEERRRVTFEKYSRRLKDSQRDRERDRGVHQNTAHRFTVGLNMRAAKCTVCLDTVHFGRQAATCLECHALCHPKCSPCLPSTCGMSSDCSLHLSEGVCRDKISSPGQQLKEASGHMHLEGWMKQPRNGKRGQGWERKYVILDGTKVSIYDIEPREDSVKPLEEFELCLSDGEVIVHGAVGASELPNTSKSEVPYVLKLESRCHTPCWPGQSLYFLAPSFPDKQRWVAVMESVVAAGRASREKAEADAAAVSKRQMVLSPLVQKLLGNSLLKLEGDDRLDINCTLPLTDQIVLVGSEEGLYALNVIKNSLTHVPGLGSVFQIHIIKEQEKLLMIVGDERALCLVEIKRVKQTLAQSHLPSQSELAPYIFETVKGCHLFAAGRIDNGPCICAAMPNKITILRYNDNLNKYCIRKEIETLEPCSCIHLTSYSVIIGTNKFYEIEMKQFVLEEFLDKNDLSLASAVFAASIHSFPIAIMQVASVMQKEEFLLCFHEFGVFVDAYGRRSRTEDIKWSRLPLSFAYREPYLFITYFNSLDVIEVQGHVSLGVTVLAHLDIPNPRYLGPAISSGAIYLASSYQNKLRVICCKGSLIRESGELQRTGSSRGSPTKRGPPTYTEHISKRLTSGPGSHDSGLHREPSTPHRYREGRTEFRRDKSPARPLDREKSPGRMIDSRRERSPGRFGDSTRLHTGSVRTQLAPVNKVWDQSSV; translated from the exons ATGTCACAG GTCGAGCAGGAAATCTCTCTTGTCCAGAGGAAGATGTCTGACCTCGAGTCAGTGTTGCAACAGAAGGACATTGAGCTGAAGGCCTCCGAGACCCAGCGGACCATCCTGGAACAAGACCTGGCCACCTACATCACAGAATGTAGT AGTCTGAAGCGCAGCTTGGAGCAGGCCCGGATGGAGGTTTCACAGGAAGATGATAAAGCGCTGCAACTGCTGCACGACATCCGGGAGCAGagcaacaagctgcaggagatcAAAGAGCAG GAGTACCatgcacagctggaggagatgcgGGTGTCcatcaggcagctggaggaggacctgtCTGCTGCTCGCCGCCGTAGCGACCTGTACGAGGCTGAGCTGAAGGAGTCTCGACAGACTGGCGAGGAGCTGAAGAGGAAGGCTGCAGATTACCAGCACAGGATACAGAAG GCCAAAGAACAAGGAAAATCAGAAGCAGAAGACATGATGTCCAAGTTCGAGCAG ACTAATGCTGAGCAGCAGACAAAGATCCAGGATCTCCAAGAAAAGCTTAGCAAG TCACTAAAGGGAAGCGCAGAGGCGACAGACCTCCTTCAGAGTATGAAGGTGGCTAAAGAGCGTCTGGAGCGAGATCTGGAGCGGCTACAGAACAAGGAGGACTCCAGCGACAGTCTGCGCAGGCGCCTCCGGGAGACTGAG GATGGCAGGAAGACTCTGGAGAACCAGGTGAAAAGGTTGGAGATTGTAGAGCGCCGGGAGATTAAACTGAAAGACGAGATCCAGAGCAAGacccagcagatccagcagatggCCGATAAGATCCTG GGGCTGGAAGAAAATCTGCGAGAGACCCAAGCTACAGCGCAGCGCTTGGAGACTCACCTGAAGCAGAAGGAGAAGCTCTACGAAGACAAGATAAAG GTGCTGGAGGCCCAGATGAAGGCGGATATGGCCGATAAAGAGATGCTGGAGTCCAGTCAGAGCAAATATGAGGAGGAGGTGCGGGAGAAGTGCAGCATCATCAGCGAGCAGAAGGCG ACCATAAATGCTATGGACTCAAAGATGAACAGTCTAGAACAGAGAATTTCTGAGCTGTCAGAGGCCAACAAGCTTgcagccaacagcagcatctACACCCAGAAGAACAT GAAAGCCCAAGAGGAGATGATCTCCGAGCTTCGCCAGCAGAAGTTCTACTTGGAGTCGCAGGCTGGCAAACTGGAGGCCCAGAACGCCAAACTGGAGGAGCATCTGGAGAAAATGAGTCAGCAGGAACAGAGCAATAAGAGCCGAGTGCTGGAGCTGGAAACGAGGCTCCGAGAG ATTGGCCTGGAGCACgaggagcagaagctggagATCAAGCGTCAGGTCACAGAGGTGACGCTGTCGCTCCAGGAGCGCGAGTCCCAGATCAGCAACCTGCAGGCAGCTCGCCACGCTCTGGAGAGCCAGCTGCAGCGGGCCAAGACCGAGCTGGAGGAAACCACAgcagaggctgaggaggagatcACCGTGCTCCGA GCACACAGAGATGAGATCCAGCGCAAGTACGATGCCCTGAGAGACAGCTGCGCG GTGATCActgacctggaggagcagctgaccGCGCTGACTCAGGAGAACGCCGAACTGAACCGTCAGAACTTCTACCTGTCAAAGCAGCTGGACGAGGCTTCGGATGAAAGAGAGGACCGGCTGCAGCTGGGCCAGGACGTGGACAGGCTGCGGCGGGAGGTCGCCGACCGGGAAATGCACCTAAACAACCAGAAGCAG AACCTTGAGACACTGAAGACCACATGCACCATGTTGGAGGAGCAAGTTCTGGAGTTGGAGACGCTGAAcgatgagctgctggagaaggagaggcaGTGGGAGGCCTGGAGGGTGACGCTGGAGGATGAGAAGAGCCAGGCTGAGAGGAGGACCAGGGAGGTCCAGAGGCTGCTGGACACAGAGAAACAAAGCAG ACTTCGGGCGGAGCAGCGCAGTTCTGAGTCACGTCAGGCTGTGGAACAGGCCGTTAAAGAGCACAAGACTGAGATCCTGGCCCTGCAGCAGGCCCTCAAGGACCAGAAGCTTAAAGCTGAGAGCCTCGCCGACACC CTGAACGATCTGGAGAAGAAGCACGCCATGCTGGAGATGAACGCTCGCAGTCTGCAGCAAAAGCTTGAGAGCGAGAGGGACCTGAAGCAGAGGCTGCTGGAAGAG caagagaagctgcagcagcagatggatgcCCAGAAGACGCACATCTTCCGTCTGACCCAGGGGCTGCAGGACGCTCTGGATCAGACTGACCTGCTGAAGACGGAAAGAACGGACCTGGAATATCAGCTGGAGAACATCCAG GCTGTGTACTCCCATGAGAAGGTGAAAATGGAGGGGACCATCACCCAGCAGACCAAGCTCATAGACTTCCTACAGTCCCAGGCTCACGGTGgctccaaaaagaaaaag GGTCTGTTTGGGCGACGTCGGGAGGATCTGCTGGCCGCCATGGCTGCACAggcccagggtcagggtcagggtcagggtcagggtcagagccCAGGTCAGGTGTCCCCAGTTCCGCCCATCCAGCCTGTGCCCCTGCAGTACAGCGACATGAAGGCGGCTCTGGACAAAGAACGCGCTCGCTGCTCGGAGCTGGAGGACGCGCTGCAGAAGATGAGAGCGGAGCTGCGATCTCTGAGAGAGGAAG CGCTCCAGTATAAGGACGCCAGTAACCCGACTAACTCGGCCACAGCACGCCAGCAGATGATCATGTCATCCATCAAGTCTCCTGAGCACCAGCAGGGCCCGACCAGCCTGGCCCCCTCCAACTCTGGCCGCCGGAAAGAGGCCGCAACACCCGAAG agaggaggagggtcaCTTTCGAAA AGTACAGCCGTCGCTTGAAGGACAGTCAGAGAGACAGGGAACGAGACAGGGGGGTGCACCAGAACACCGCTCACCGCTTCACGGTGGGGCTCAACATGAGAGCTGCAAAGTGCACCGTGTGCCTGGATACCGTGCACTTTGGTCGCCAAGCCGCCACCTGTCTGG AATGTCACGCTTTGTGTCACCCAAAATGCTCCCCCTGCCTTCCGTCCACGTGCGGGATGTCCAGCGACTGCTCTCTGCATCTGTCCGAGGGTGTGTGTCGGGACAAAATCAGCTCGCCGGGGCAGCAGCTCAAAGAGGCCAGCGGTCACATGCACCTGGAAGGGTGGATGAAGCAGCCCAG AAATGGGAAACGAGGTCAGGGATGGGAACGCAAGTATGTCATCCTAGACGGGACAAAAGTGTCCATCTACGACATTGAACCCAGAGAAG ACTCTGTGAAACCGCTGGAGGAGTTTGAGCTGTGTTTGTCGGACGGTGAGGTGATTGTTCACGGAGCAGTCGGAGCGTCGGAGCTACCCAACACCTCCAAGTCTG AGGTTCCATACGTCCTGAAGCTGGAGTCCCGGTGCCACACCCCCTGCTGGCCCGGACAGTCACTCTACTTCTTGGCTCCCAGTTTCCCAGACAAACAGCGCTGGGTGGCCGTCATGGAATCTGTGGTGGCCGCCGGCAGGGCCTCACGGGAGAAAGCTGAAGCTGACGCA GCTGCTGTGTCCAAAAGACAAAtggttctgtctcctctggtccag aagctgctgggaaACTCTCTGCTGAAGCTGGAGGGAGACGACAGGCTGGACATTAACTGCACCCTCCCCCTCACGGATCAG ATAGTCCTGGTGGGCTCCGAGGAGGGTCTGTACGCTCTAAACGTCATCAAGAACTCTCTGACCCACGTCCCTGGTTTAGGATCCGTCTTTCAGATCCACATCATCAaagagcaggagaagctgctgatgatcGTCG GTGACGAGCGAGCGTTGTGTCTGGTGGAGATTAAGAGGGTGAAGCAGACCCTGGCGCAGTCCCACCTGCCCAGCCAGTCGGAGCTGGCCCCCTACATCTTTGAGACGGTGAAAGGCTGCCATCTGTTTGCTGCTGGAAGA ATTGATAACGGGCCGTGCATATGCGCGGCCATGCCTAACAAGATAACCATCCTGCGCTACAACGACAATCTCAACAAATACTGCATTCGCAAG GAGATTGAAACCCTGGAGCCCTGCAGCTGCATCCACCTGACCAGCTACAGCGTCATCATCGGCACCAACAAGTTCTACGAGATCGAGATGAAGCAGTTTGTGCTGGAGG AGTTCCTGGATAAGAACGACCTGTCGCTGGCCTCGGCCGTGTTCGCCGCGTCCATCCACAGTTTCCCCATCGCCATCATGCAGGTGGCGAGCGTCATGCAGAAGGAGGAgttcctgctctgttttcaCG AGTTCGGAGTGTTTGTGGACGCGTACGGGAGACGGAGCCGCACCGAGGACATCAAGTGGAGCCGTCTGCCGCTGTCCTTCG cctaCAGAGAGCCCTACCTGTTCATCACCTACTTCAACTCTCTGGACGTCATTGAGGTTCAAGGACATGTTTCTCTGGG AGTCACGGTTCTGGCCCACCTGGACATCCCTAACCCTCGGTACCTGGGCCCCGCCATTTCCTCCGGCGCCATTTACCTGGCCTCCTCCTACCAGAACAAACTGAGGGTCATCTGTTGTAAAGGAAGTCTGATCCGAGAGTCCGGAGAACTGCAGAGGACCGGCTCCAGTCGAGG GAGTCCCACCAAGCGCGGCCCCCCCACATACACCGAGCACATCTCCAAGCGGCTGACGTCGGGCCCCGGCAGCCACGACAGCGGGCTGCACCGGGAGCCCAGCACGCCCCACCGTTACCGGGAGGGCCGCACGGAGTTCAGACGGGACAAATCTCCGGCTCGACCGCTGGACAGGGAGAAGTCGCCCGGCAGGATGATCGACAGTCGCAGGGAGAGATCTCCCGGGAGGTTCGGGGACAGCACCCGTCTCCACACCGGGTCCGTCCGAACGCAGCTCGCCCCCGTGAACAAG GTCTGGGATCAGTCATCTGTGTGA